A genome region from Christensenella minuta includes the following:
- the xerA gene encoding site-specific tyrosine recombinase/integron integrase translates to MKQNLITDVIQGMLPYLNNAQTERLQEVLQHTLFDYEVTKTERDKELSEQNLVESFLSAKRIEGCSEKTLKYYNATIQSMLDGIGKGIKYIVTDDIRWYLTEYQAKKKSSKVTIDNIRRILSSFFSWLEDEDYILKSPVRRIHKVKTGTNIKETYSDEALELMRDNCTELRDLAMIDMLASTGMRVGEMVLLNREDIDFNERECVVFGKGDKERIVYFDARTKIHLQNYLNSRKDDNPALFVSLQSPYNRMNIGGIEVRLRQLGKRLGLNKVHPHKFRRTLATMAIDKGMPIEQLQQLLGHKRIDTTLQYAMVKQSNVKIAHRKYIG, encoded by the coding sequence ATGAAACAGAACCTAATTACAGATGTTATTCAAGGAATGTTGCCTTATTTGAATAACGCACAGACAGAAAGATTGCAAGAAGTGTTGCAGCATACACTTTTTGATTATGAGGTAACAAAGACAGAAAGAGATAAGGAACTTTCAGAACAGAATTTAGTAGAGTCTTTCTTATCGGCAAAGCGTATTGAAGGCTGTTCTGAGAAAACCTTGAAATACTATAATGCAACGATACAATCGATGCTTGATGGCATTGGAAAGGGTATCAAATATATTGTGACCGACGATATTCGTTGGTATTTGACCGAGTATCAGGCTAAGAAAAAATCAAGTAAGGTTACGATAGATAATATAAGACGAATACTTTCCAGCTTTTTCTCTTGGCTTGAGGACGAGGATTATATTTTGAAAAGTCCGGTCAGGCGAATACATAAGGTTAAGACCGGAACGAACATTAAAGAAACTTATTCAGATGAAGCACTTGAATTGATGAGGGATAATTGCACGGAACTTAGGGATTTGGCAATGATTGATATGCTTGCTTCAACGGGTATGCGTGTCGGAGAAATGGTGTTACTAAATCGTGAGGATATAGACTTTAACGAAAGAGAATGTGTTGTTTTCGGCAAAGGCGATAAGGAGCGAATAGTATATTTTGATGCAAGAACAAAGATACATTTGCAGAATTACTTGAATAGTCGCAAGGACGATAATCCGGCACTTTTTGTATCATTGCAATCTCCGTACAATCGAATGAATATCGGAGGTATTGAAGTGAGATTACGACAGCTTGGAAAACGATTGGGACTAAATAAGGTACACCCTCACAAATTCAGGCGAACACTTGCGACAATGGCAATAGACAAAGGAATGCCAATAGAGCAGCTTCAGCAGCTCTTGGGACATAAAAGAATAGATACTACATTGCAATATGCAATGGTTAAACAGAGTAATGTGAAAATTGCTCATAGAAAATACATTGGTTAA
- a CDS encoding restriction endonuclease subunit S, with protein sequence MEKGYKILGNYIRLVDERNKDLSVTKLLGVSISKKIIPSIANIVGTDLSNYKIVRTGQFAYGPVTSRNGEKISIAYLDEEDCIISSSYTVFEVENKEELDPEYLMLWFSRPEFDRYARYKSHGSVREIFDWNELCMVELPVPDIEKQRKIVKAYKTLTDRIALKQKINDNLVAVGTASIQKNVGRGALINLTEPEMDRLTLPDDFEIQTVSEFCRETKSGSTPSRTNNEYWENGTISWVKSGEVHNNITLQTEEYITPLGLSESSTKLLPKDTVLMAMYGVTAGEVGYLAIEATTNQAICGMICNSKADAAYLYFSLIQSQAAISRLSNGGAQDNLSKNFIDNIKIVVPPSEFIEELNLAAIVEQMTLNTKEIALLEELQATALAQLSSH encoded by the coding sequence ATGGAAAAAGGATATAAGATATTAGGCAATTACATTCGACTTGTGGACGAGCGTAATAAGGATTTATCCGTAACAAAGTTGCTCGGCGTAAGTATAAGCAAAAAAATTATTCCCTCAATCGCAAATATTGTAGGAACTGATTTATCGAATTATAAAATAGTTAGAACGGGACAGTTTGCATATGGACCCGTTACTTCACGAAATGGAGAAAAAATCTCTATTGCTTATTTAGATGAAGAAGATTGTATCATTTCAAGCTCTTATACAGTTTTTGAAGTTGAAAATAAAGAGGAACTTGACCCTGAATATCTTATGCTTTGGTTCAGCCGACCAGAATTTGACCGTTATGCAAGATATAAGTCACACGGAAGCGTGAGAGAGATTTTTGATTGGAATGAGCTTTGCATGGTGGAACTTCCAGTACCGGATATTGAAAAGCAGAGAAAAATAGTGAAAGCCTACAAGACACTAACCGATAGAATAGCTTTAAAACAGAAGATAAATGATAATTTAGTGGCGGTTGGCACAGCTTCTATCCAAAAGAATGTCGGCAGAGGTGCATTGATAAATCTAACCGAGCCAGAAATGGATAGACTGACTTTGCCTGATGATTTTGAAATTCAAACCGTATCTGAATTTTGTAGAGAAACAAAATCTGGTTCTACTCCATCTCGTACCAACAACGAATATTGGGAGAACGGAACGATTTCTTGGGTAAAATCAGGCGAAGTCCATAATAATATTACGCTTCAAACGGAAGAATACATCACTCCATTAGGGTTGAGTGAGAGTTCCACAAAACTGCTTCCAAAGGACACCGTTTTAATGGCGATGTATGGCGTTACCGCTGGAGAAGTTGGTTATCTCGCTATTGAAGCAACGACCAACCAAGCTATTTGTGGTATGATTTGCAATTCAAAAGCTGATGCAGCATACTTGTACTTCTCACTAATTCAGAGCCAAGCGGCAATAAGCAGACTTTCTAATGGTGGAGCCCAAGATAACCTCAGTAAGAACTTCATTGATAACATAAAAATTGTTGTTCCTCCGTCTGAGTTTATTGAAGAACTGAATCTTGCTGCAATAGTTGAGCAAATGACCTTAAACACAAAGGAAATCGCTCTACTTGAAGAACTGCAAGCAACAGCTTTGGCTCAGTTATCAAGCCACTAA
- a CDS encoding type I restriction endonuclease subunit R yields MANFNEHALEMSIMELFKDEGYTYVSGDQIHRERTEVLLTDDLKQYLYNRYAKDGITPSEVDSVILMLRNISGTIYEANKAVFKLLCDGFILNREDRTQKDLYIELIDFDTPENNIFKVVNQFEIEGVNNQLRIPDGIVFVNGIPVVVLEFKSAVQENTTIMDAYKQLTIRYRRDIPEIFKYNAFVVISDGANNKYGSFFSPYDFFYAWRKINSDDKELDGINSLVTMIKGLFRKDRLLEVVKDFIYFPDNSDKDLKIVCRYPQFFAANKLYENIKAHLRPEGDGKGGTYFGATGCGKSYTMLFLTRMLMKSKYFSSPTILIITDRTDLDDQLSKQFVGSKKYIGDETVVSIESREKLREELQGRESGGVYLTTIQKFTEDLQLLTDRTNVICISDEAHRSQINLDQKVKITESGVQKTYGFAKYLHDSLPNATYVGFTGTPVDGTIEVFGGVVDAYTMTEAVKDGITVNLVYDGRAAKVMLNQDKVRQIEEYYAQCELEGANEHQVEESQKAVAKMEVIIGDPDRLRAVAEDFIKHYETRVAEGATVAGKAMFVCSNRNIAYDFYKIVKELRPEWTEKKICDDGVVLSEKDKKELKPMEKIKLVMTRNKDDEKDLFDMLGTKEDRKEFDRQFKNPKSNFKIAIVVDMWLTGFDVPELDTIYIDKPIQQHTLIQTISRVNRVCEGKDKGLIVDYIGIKKNMNTALKKYTNFESEEFEGVEQSITIVKDQLEVLGQMFHNFNGSDFFNGSPTEQLACLNRAVEYVQLSEELERRFMAAVKRMKQAFNLCSSSEKFSDEDKDYIHFYCAVRSILFKLTKGDAPDIEQMNARVRKMLEGAIQSDGIEELFETGKHISVDIFSDEYMDKINAIQLPNTKIKILQRLLSQAIDEFKKVNKIMGVEFADRLKKVVDEYNNRRRDEAYANEVLDDVAEQLAQLLSELKTEKNSFKNMGIDYEEKAFYDILKAVSKKFEFEYPDDKMIELSKRIKLIVDDKSRYTDWSARDDIKANLQVDLILLLDEFGYPPVTIDDVYKEVLEQAENFKKYAQ; encoded by the coding sequence ATGGCAAATTTTAATGAACACGCATTGGAAATGTCAATAATGGAGTTGTTCAAAGACGAGGGGTACACCTATGTCAGTGGCGACCAGATACACAGAGAAAGGACGGAGGTTCTGCTTACGGACGACCTGAAGCAATACCTCTATAATCGCTATGCGAAAGATGGTATCACACCGAGTGAGGTGGATAGTGTCATTCTAATGCTGCGTAATATTTCCGGTACAATTTATGAAGCAAACAAAGCTGTATTTAAGTTGCTCTGCGATGGATTTATTCTTAACCGTGAGGATAGAACGCAGAAAGACCTCTATATTGAACTTATTGATTTCGACACTCCTGAAAACAATATTTTCAAAGTGGTTAATCAGTTTGAAATTGAAGGCGTAAATAATCAGTTGCGTATTCCTGATGGCATTGTGTTCGTAAATGGTATTCCTGTTGTTGTTCTTGAATTTAAGAGTGCGGTACAAGAGAATACGACCATAATGGACGCATATAAGCAGCTTACAATCCGTTACCGTAGAGATATTCCGGAGATTTTCAAATATAATGCGTTTGTTGTTATCAGTGATGGAGCAAATAATAAATATGGTTCTTTCTTCAGCCCGTATGATTTCTTCTATGCGTGGAGAAAGATAAACTCAGACGATAAAGAACTGGACGGTATCAATTCTCTTGTAACAATGATAAAGGGACTTTTCCGAAAAGACCGTTTGCTTGAAGTTGTCAAAGATTTTATTTATTTTCCGGATAACTCAGATAAGGATTTAAAGATAGTGTGCCGTTATCCACAGTTCTTTGCGGCAAATAAATTGTATGAGAATATCAAGGCACATCTTCGCCCTGAAGGAGATGGTAAAGGTGGTACATACTTCGGAGCAACAGGGTGCGGCAAGAGTTATACAATGCTTTTCCTTACCCGTATGCTGATGAAAAGCAAATACTTTTCCTCCCCGACTATTCTTATTATTACAGACAGAACAGACCTTGACGACCAGCTTTCCAAGCAGTTTGTCGGTTCAAAGAAATATATCGGAGATGAAACTGTTGTAAGCATTGAATCCCGTGAGAAACTTCGTGAGGAGCTTCAGGGACGAGAGAGTGGCGGTGTTTATCTGACTACCATTCAGAAATTTACAGAGGATTTGCAGCTTCTTACAGACAGAACGAACGTTATTTGTATTTCTGATGAAGCACACAGAAGCCAAATCAATCTCGACCAAAAGGTTAAGATTACAGAGTCAGGTGTTCAGAAAACCTATGGCTTTGCCAAGTATCTGCACGATTCTTTACCAAATGCGACTTATGTTGGATTTACCGGAACTCCGGTTGATGGAACAATCGAAGTCTTTGGTGGTGTTGTAGACGCATATACAATGACGGAAGCTGTTAAGGACGGTATTACAGTTAATCTTGTTTACGATGGTCGTGCAGCCAAGGTTATGCTCAATCAGGATAAGGTAAGACAGATTGAAGAATATTATGCTCAGTGTGAACTTGAGGGGGCAAATGAACATCAAGTAGAAGAAAGTCAGAAAGCAGTTGCCAAAATGGAAGTTATTATTGGCGACCCTGATAGACTTCGTGCTGTTGCGGAGGATTTTATCAAGCATTATGAAACCCGTGTGGCAGAAGGTGCAACCGTAGCAGGCAAAGCAATGTTTGTATGTTCCAACCGAAATATAGCATACGATTTCTATAAGATAGTAAAGGAACTCAGACCGGAATGGACAGAAAAGAAGATTTGTGATGACGGTGTTGTTCTGAGTGAGAAAGATAAAAAAGAGTTGAAGCCAATGGAAAAAATCAAGTTGGTTATGACTCGTAATAAAGATGATGAAAAAGACCTATTTGATATGCTTGGCACAAAAGAGGACAGGAAAGAATTTGACCGTCAGTTCAAGAACCCGAAATCGAACTTTAAGATTGCCATTGTTGTAGATATGTGGCTGACTGGTTTTGATGTGCCGGAGCTTGATACGATTTATATTGATAAGCCTATTCAGCAGCATACCCTTATTCAGACGATTTCCCGTGTAAATCGTGTATGCGAGGGCAAGGATAAAGGTTTGATTGTTGACTACATAGGTATCAAGAAAAATATGAATACCGCCCTCAAGAAATATACGAATTTTGAGAGTGAAGAATTTGAAGGTGTTGAGCAGTCCATCACGATTGTAAAAGACCAGTTAGAAGTTCTCGGTCAGATGTTCCATAACTTTAACGGTAGTGATTTCTTCAATGGTTCGCCTACCGAACAGCTTGCCTGCCTGAACCGTGCGGTTGAGTATGTGCAGTTGTCTGAAGAACTGGAAAGAAGATTTATGGCAGCAGTCAAGAGAATGAAACAGGCATTTAACCTTTGTAGTTCAAGTGAGAAATTCTCCGATGAAGATAAGGATTATATCCATTTTTATTGTGCTGTCCGTTCTATCCTTTTCAAGTTGACAAAAGGCGATGCACCGGATATTGAGCAGATGAACGCTCGTGTCCGCAAAATGCTTGAGGGTGCAATTCAGTCTGATGGAATTGAGGAATTGTTTGAAACCGGAAAACATATATCGGTTGATATTTTCAGCGATGAGTATATGGATAAGATAAATGCTATTCAGTTGCCGAATACGAAAATCAAGATACTTCAAAGACTTCTTTCTCAGGCGATTGACGAGTTTAAGAAAGTTAATAAAATTATGGGTGTGGAATTTGCAGACAGACTCAAGAAAGTTGTTGATGAGTATAATAACCGACGTCGTGATGAAGCGTATGCCAATGAAGTCCTTGATGATGTTGCGGAGCAGCTTGCACAGTTGTTGTCTGAACTGAAAACAGAAAAGAACTCCTTCAAGAATATGGGAATAGATTATGAAGAAAAGGCTTTCTATGATATTTTGAAAGCAGTTTCCAAGAAGTTTGAGTTTGAATATCCGGACGATAAAATGATTGAACTTTCCAAAAGGATAAAGCTGATTGTTGATGATAAGTCACGCTATACCGATTGGTCTGCCCGTGATGATATTAAGGCAAACTTGCAAGTGGATTTGATATTGCTGCTTGATGAGTTCGGCTATCCGCCAGTAACCATTGATGATGTTTACAAGGAAGTTCTTGAGCAGGCAGAGAATTTCAAGAAGTATGCACAGTAA
- a CDS encoding Y-family DNA polymerase: MAKQKTYIAIDLKSFYASVECKERNRDPLTTNLVVADKSRTEKTICLAVSPSLKSYGIPGRPRLFEVVQKVKEANNNRRWKAPNRTFTGSSDDSTELNANPALEIDYIVAPPRMAYYLEYSTKIYSVYLKYIAPEDIFPYSIDEVFIDATNYLNTYQMTARELAMTMIQDVLKTTGITATAGIGTNMYLCKIAMDIVAKHIEPDKDGVRIAELDEMSYRRKLWSHRPITDFWRVGNGYAKKLEEHGLYTMGDIARCSIGKPNELYNEELLYKLFGINAELLIDHAWGYEPCTMEQVKAYKPETNSVCSGQVLHCPYDYEKAKLIVKEMTDQMVLDLVDKGLVTDQLVLTIGYDIENLSNPNLKYQYKGEVTIDRYGRKVPKHAHGTANLEKKTSSTRLITNAVMDLYDRIVDEHLLVRRITITANKLVDEKSVKQEDEYQQLDLFTDYEAQRKKQAEEEEKLERERRMQEAMLSIKKKFGKNAVLKGMNLEEGATAKDRNEQIGGHKA, translated from the coding sequence ATGGCAAAGCAAAAGACCTATATCGCAATTGACCTCAAATCATTCTATGCTTCTGTGGAGTGTAAAGAGCGAAATCGTGACCCTTTGACAACAAATCTTGTGGTTGCAGATAAAAGCAGGACAGAGAAAACCATCTGCCTTGCGGTATCTCCGTCATTAAAAAGTTATGGGATACCCGGCAGACCACGCTTGTTTGAAGTCGTGCAAAAGGTAAAAGAAGCTAATAACAACCGAAGATGGAAAGCACCAAATCGTACATTTACTGGTTCATCTGATGACAGTACAGAATTAAATGCGAATCCAGCATTGGAGATTGATTATATCGTTGCACCACCTCGTATGGCATACTATCTGGAGTATAGCACTAAGATTTACAGTGTTTACTTGAAATACATTGCTCCGGAAGATATATTCCCTTACTCGATTGATGAAGTATTCATAGATGCAACAAATTATCTGAACACCTATCAGATGACTGCAAGGGAACTTGCCATGACGATGATACAGGATGTTTTGAAAACAACAGGAATCACAGCAACAGCCGGAATCGGCACGAATATGTACTTGTGTAAAATTGCGATGGATATCGTGGCAAAGCATATTGAGCCGGACAAGGACGGTGTGCGAATAGCTGAATTGGATGAAATGTCATATCGCCGGAAATTGTGGAGTCATCGCCCGATAACCGATTTCTGGAGAGTCGGAAATGGTTATGCGAAGAAGTTAGAGGAACACGGACTTTATACAATGGGCGATATTGCAAGATGTTCTATCGGAAAGCCGAATGAACTGTATAACGAGGAATTGCTGTACAAGCTGTTCGGTATCAATGCGGAATTGCTAATTGACCATGCTTGGGGATATGAACCTTGTACGATGGAGCAGGTCAAAGCCTATAAGCCGGAAACCAATAGTGTATGTTCAGGACAGGTACTTCACTGCCCGTATGATTACGAAAAGGCAAAGTTGATTGTAAAAGAAATGACCGACCAAATGGTGCTTGATTTGGTGGATAAAGGACTTGTAACTGACCAGCTTGTGTTGACAATCGGCTATGATATTGAGAATTTAAGTAATCCGAACCTAAAATATCAATACAAAGGCGAGGTTACGATTGACCGATATGGACGCAAAGTTCCAAAGCACGCACACGGAACAGCGAATCTTGAGAAAAAGACTTCCTCTACTCGATTGATTACCAACGCCGTGATGGACTTGTATGACAGGATAGTTGACGAGCATTTGCTTGTACGCAGAATAACAATCACAGCGAATAAACTTGTTGATGAAAAATCCGTCAAGCAGGAAGATGAATACCAGCAACTCGACCTCTTTACCGATTACGAAGCACAGAGGAAGAAGCAGGCGGAGGAAGAAGAAAAATTAGAACGGGAAAGGCGTATGCAAGAAGCAATGCTGAGTATCAAAAAGAAGTTTGGCAAGAATGCTGTGTTGAAGGGAATGAACCTTGAAGAAGGTGCAACCGCCAAAGACCGAAACGAGCAAATCGGCGGTCATAAGGCTTAA
- a CDS encoding restriction endonuclease — MFYDDLNTEEQVSYLIKPILQVLQEAGGQLERSEIRDRISELDEHIAEFEQKLYTSNKTGNHYKKFDFKFNFAIKELSYVGLISYVKFNPKITLTQDGANVDLTDFDVKTEVRDKARSYWEEHSTKNKSKNKPVETLEVEDEENESTDDELLDDFKVKLQSAIANMSPAKFEQFSRALLTKMGVEFTNKGVQVSNDGGIDGYGYHVDADDFRTTRVVIQCKRFNSNPVSEPDINQFLGAMNKYQADYGVFITNSRFTNKAREAAREGTPITLIDGNDLIRLVIKYELYITPVTTYVLDGFYTED; from the coding sequence ATGTTTTATGACGATTTAAATACAGAAGAACAAGTATCATATCTTATTAAACCAATCCTTCAAGTCCTTCAGGAAGCAGGTGGACAGTTAGAGCGTTCTGAAATTAGAGACAGAATTAGTGAGTTAGATGAGCATATTGCTGAATTTGAACAGAAACTATATACATCTAATAAAACAGGAAATCATTACAAAAAATTTGATTTTAAGTTTAATTTTGCTATTAAAGAGCTTAGTTATGTCGGACTCATATCTTATGTGAAATTCAATCCAAAGATTACACTTACTCAAGATGGAGCAAATGTAGATTTAACAGATTTTGATGTTAAGACAGAAGTAAGGGATAAGGCACGAAGCTATTGGGAGGAACATTCGACTAAGAACAAATCGAAAAACAAGCCAGTAGAAACACTGGAGGTTGAAGATGAGGAGAATGAATCCACAGATGACGAATTGTTAGATGATTTCAAGGTAAAACTTCAGAGTGCAATCGCAAATATGTCTCCAGCAAAGTTTGAACAATTTTCACGAGCACTTCTTACAAAGATGGGAGTGGAGTTTACCAACAAAGGCGTTCAGGTGTCAAATGATGGTGGTATTGATGGCTATGGATATCACGTAGATGCCGATGATTTTAGAACAACCAGAGTGGTTATTCAGTGTAAAAGATTTAATTCAAATCCAGTGAGTGAGCCGGATATCAATCAATTTCTTGGGGCAATGAACAAATATCAAGCCGATTATGGAGTATTTATTACTAATAGCCGATTTACCAATAAGGCAAGAGAGGCTGCGAGAGAAGGTACGCCGATAACATTGATTGACGGAAATGATTTAATCAGACTGGTTATTAAATATGAATTGTATATAACACCAGTCACAACATATGTATTGGATGGTTTTTATACCGAGGATTGA